The following proteins come from a genomic window of Streptomyces sp. NBC_01716:
- a CDS encoding metal-dependent hydrolase family protein: MDIRHVHVVDPESEQVLRDRRITLEGDRITAVAADTPGPLAPGDLDGTDLYAVPGFIDCHVHVTSVTADEWADTGMPPSYVTAHALRELRAMLERGFTTVRDAGGADAGLADALDEGLAPGPRLYVCGKALSQTGGHGDLRPRGRLHADDHPAVPGIGRIVDGPDALRTAVREAVRSGASFVKLMLSGGISSPTDRIDTPQYSEDEIRAAVDEARRAGIYCAGHAYTPEAVARALRLGVRTIEHGNLIGPDEARLFAGHDTYYVPTLVTYTVLAEEGPLHGLPPASTAKVAAVRDSGLTALAHAHAADAPIAFGTDLLGAMHVHQSREFALRARVQPGWAVLRSATTTGARLLGAAGELGVLAPGARADIVLTRHNPAVHVERLADPAHEVAAVFSRGRLAVRR; the protein is encoded by the coding sequence ATGGACATCAGACACGTCCACGTGGTGGACCCCGAGAGCGAACAGGTGCTCAGGGACCGGCGGATCACCCTGGAGGGCGACCGGATCACCGCCGTCGCGGCCGACACTCCCGGCCCACTCGCGCCCGGTGACCTGGACGGCACCGACCTGTACGCGGTCCCCGGATTCATCGACTGCCACGTGCACGTCACCTCGGTGACGGCCGACGAGTGGGCCGACACCGGGATGCCGCCGAGTTACGTCACCGCCCACGCGCTACGGGAACTGCGCGCGATGCTCGAACGCGGCTTCACCACGGTCCGGGACGCGGGCGGCGCGGATGCCGGACTGGCCGACGCCCTGGACGAGGGGCTGGCGCCCGGCCCCCGGCTGTACGTGTGTGGCAAAGCGCTGTCGCAGACCGGGGGACACGGCGACCTGCGGCCCCGAGGCCGGCTCCACGCCGACGACCACCCGGCCGTGCCCGGCATCGGCCGGATCGTCGACGGACCAGACGCGCTGCGCACCGCCGTACGGGAAGCCGTACGGTCCGGGGCGTCGTTCGTGAAACTGATGCTCTCCGGCGGGATCTCCAGCCCCACCGACCGGATCGACACCCCGCAGTACAGCGAGGACGAGATCCGCGCGGCGGTCGACGAGGCGAGGCGGGCGGGCATCTACTGCGCCGGGCACGCCTACACCCCGGAGGCGGTGGCCCGCGCGCTGCGACTGGGCGTACGCACCATCGAGCACGGCAATCTGATCGGCCCTGACGAGGCGCGGCTGTTCGCCGGGCACGACACGTACTACGTGCCGACGCTGGTGACGTACACGGTGCTGGCGGAGGAGGGCCCGCTCCACGGGCTCCCTCCCGCGAGCACCGCCAAGGTCGCGGCCGTGCGTGACAGTGGCCTCACCGCGCTGGCCCACGCCCACGCCGCCGACGCTCCGATCGCCTTCGGCACCGACCTGCTCGGTGCCATGCACGTTCATCAGTCGCGGGAGTTCGCGCTGCGGGCCAGGGTGCAGCCGGGCTGGGCGGTGCTGCGCAGCGCCACCACCACCGGTGCCCGGCTGCTCGGCGCGGCCGGTGAACTCGGTGTGCTCGCCCCCGGCGCCCGCGCCGACATCGTCCTGACCCGCCACAACCCTGCTGTCCACGTCGAGCGGTTGGCGGACCCGGCGCACGAGGTCGCCGCCGTCTTCTCGCGGGGCCGCCTCGCGGTACGCCGCTAG
- a CDS encoding aldo/keto reductase → MNHSPHLTNPTRACGRSKVFPVGLGGMLLSIEGRPDRAQAMATIHTALDAGVTLIDSASAYHIGADEVGHNETLIADALDSWDGDAAGVTVVTKAGRVRPGDGRWLTDSSPDHLVRSATASRDRLRLDRIELFFLHAPDPVVPFADSLIALLRLLAEGTVTSVGVSNVTVAELDLAHELLGEALVAVQNEFSPSATQHRAVLRRAEELGLAFLAWRPLGTVGTRDDELTAAFTEVGRAHDVSPQRTALSWLLSTSPVLIPIPGARRPDTILDSARAAELRLGDAEVSRLGAAVASHAELQE, encoded by the coding sequence ATGAACCACTCACCACACCTCACCAACCCGACCCGCGCGTGCGGGCGTTCGAAGGTCTTCCCTGTCGGCCTGGGCGGCATGCTGCTGTCCATCGAGGGTCGTCCGGACCGCGCGCAGGCCATGGCGACGATCCACACCGCGCTCGACGCCGGAGTGACCCTCATCGACTCCGCCTCCGCGTATCACATCGGCGCCGACGAGGTAGGGCACAACGAGACACTGATCGCCGACGCATTGGACAGTTGGGACGGCGACGCGGCCGGAGTCACGGTGGTGACGAAGGCGGGCCGGGTCCGGCCGGGCGACGGGCGATGGCTCACCGACAGCAGCCCCGACCACCTCGTCCGCTCGGCCACCGCGTCCCGCGACCGGCTCCGCCTCGACCGCATCGAGCTGTTCTTCCTGCACGCCCCTGACCCGGTGGTGCCCTTCGCCGACTCGCTGATCGCGCTGCTCCGGCTGCTCGCGGAGGGGACGGTCACCTCGGTGGGCGTATCCAACGTCACCGTCGCCGAACTCGACCTGGCCCACGAGCTGTTGGGCGAGGCCCTCGTCGCCGTGCAGAACGAGTTCTCGCCCAGCGCCACCCAGCACCGCGCGGTACTGCGCCGCGCGGAAGAACTCGGCCTGGCGTTCCTGGCCTGGCGGCCGTTGGGCACGGTCGGCACGAGGGACGACGAACTGACGGCCGCATTCACCGAGGTAGGCCGCGCCCACGACGTCAGCCCTCAACGCACCGCGCTGTCCTGGCTGTTGTCCACCAGCCCGGTACTCATCCCCATACCGGGCGCCCGCCGCCCCGATACGATCCTCGACTCCGCCCGCGCTGCGGAACTGCGTCTGGGCGACGCCGAAGTGAGCCGACTGGGCGCGGCGGTCGCGAGCCATGCGGAGCTTCAGGAGTGA